In the genome of Vidua macroura isolate BioBank_ID:100142 chromosome 19, ASM2450914v1, whole genome shotgun sequence, one region contains:
- the PYCR1 gene encoding pyrroline-5-carboxylate reductase 1, mitochondrial: MSVGFIGAGQLAFALARGFTAAGVLAAHKITASSPDTDLPTVSGLRKMGVNFTVSNKDTVKSSDVLFLAVKPPIIPFILEEVGPDIEARHIVVSCAAGVTISSIEKKLSTFCPTPKVIRCMTNTPVIVREGATVYATGTHADVEDGKLLEQLMASVGFCTEVEEDLIDAVTGLSGSGPAYAFTALDALADGGVKMGLPRRLAVRLGAQALLGAAKMLLESEQHPGQLKDNVCSPGGATIHALHFLESGGFRSLLINAVEASCIRTRELQHLADQEKISPAAIKKTLLDKVKLESPSLSVAPASKVSLFTSKSKKN; encoded by the exons ATGAGCGTGGGCTTCATCGGCGCGGGGCAGCTCGCCTTCGCCCTGGCCCGCGGCTTCACCGCGGCAG GGGTCCTGGCTGCGCACAAGATCACGGCGAGCTCCCCGGACACTGACCTGCCCACCGTGAGCGGGCTGCGG AAAATGGGAGTGAACTTCACGGTGAGCAACAAGGACACGGTGAAGAGCAGCGATGTCCTCTTCCTGGCCGTAAAGCCACCCATCATCCCCTTCATCCTGGAGGAGGTGGGCCCCGACATCGAGGCCCGGCACATCGTGGTGTCCTGCGCGGCCGGCGTCACCATCAGCTCCATCGAGAAG AAACTCTCTACCTTCTGCCCCACACCAAAAGTGATCAGGTGCATGACCAACACCCCTGTGATAGTCCGGGAAGGTGCTACAGTCTATGCCACTGGAACTCATGCGGATGTGGAAGATGGGAAGCTTCTGGAACAACTGATGGCCAGCGTGGGCTTCTGCACCGAGGTGGAAGAGGACCTCATCGATGCTGTAACGGGGCTCAGTGGCAGTGGCCCTGCGTAT GCATTCACTGCCCTGGATGCTCTTGCGGATGGAGGAGTAAAGATGGGCCTTCCCCGCAGGCTGGCAGTTCGACTGGGAGCACAGGCTTTGCTG GGTGCTGCCAAAATGCTGTTAGAATCTGAGCAGCATCCGGGTCAGCTGAAGGACAATGTCTGCTCCCCTGGGGGAGCCACTATCCATGCCCTGCACTTCCTGGAGAGTGGTGGCTTTCGCTCGCTCCTCATCAATGCTGTGGAGGCTTCCTGTATCCGGACGAG GGAGCTGCAGCATTTGGCAGACCAAGAGAAGATTTCCCCAGCAGCCATAAAGAAAACGTTGCTGGACAAGGTGAAGCTGGAgtctccttctctctctgtggCACCTGCTAGCAAAGTCAGTCTGTTCACCAGCAAGAGCAAGAAGAACTGA
- the MYADML2 gene encoding myeloid-associated differentiation marker-like protein 2, which translates to MESTGGPYLNTAAVTSPVGIARLLQMTFGCTTFSLVAHQGGFSAAYGTFCMFVWTFCFAITVFIIACEFTHLHSCLSLSWGNFTAAFAMLATLMSITAAVIYPLYFVQVGCYPIGCEVRDFRIAASVFAGLLFVTYAAEVFLTRAKPGQVTSYMATISGLLKIVQAFVACIIFGALVNDSQYGKYVATQWCVAVYSFCFVVTVVVVAFSVTGKTALLWFPFERSVVIYTFGAVLLYASAAVIWPVFCFDSKYGSPRRPGLCAKGKCPWDSQLVIAIFTYVNLLLYVLDLAYSQRIRFVSHI; encoded by the coding sequence TGTACCACGTTCAGCCTGGTTGCCCACCAAGGGGGGTTCAGTGCCGCCTACGGCACCTTCTGCATGTTTGTCTGGACCTTCTGCTTTGCCATCACTGTGTTCATCATCGCCTGTGAGTTCACACACCTGCACAGCTGCCTGAGCCTCTCCTGGGGAAACTTCACAGCTGCTTTTGCCATGCTTGCCACGCTCATGTCCATCACGGCTGCAGTGATCTACCCGCTCTACTTCGTCCAGGTGGGCTGTTACCCCATCGGCTGCGAGGTGAGGGATTTCCGCATCGCAGCCAGCGTCTTCGCGGGCCTTCTGTTCGTCACCTACGCCGCTGAGGTGTTCCTAACCAGGGCAAAACCGGGACAAGTCACCAGCTACATGGCCACCATCTCTGGGCTCTTGAAAATCGTTCAGGCCTTTGTGGCCTGCATCATCTTTGGGGCACTGGTGAATGACAGCCAGTACGGTAAATACGTGGCGACGCAGTGGTGTGTGGCTGTCtacagcttttgctttgtggTGACAGTGGTGGTAGTGGCCTTCAGTGTCACAGGTAAGACTGCCTTGCTGTGGTTCCCTTTTGAGCGTTCTGTGGTCATCTACACctttggggctgtgctgctctaCGCGAGTGCTGCGGTCATCTGGCCAGTGTTCTGCTTCGACAGCAAGTACGGCTCCCCACGACGCCCTGGCCTCTGTGCCAAGGGCAAGTGTCCCTGGGACAGCCAGCTGGTGATCGCCATCTTCACCTATGTCAACCTGCTGCTCTATGTCTTGGACCTGGCGTACTCCCAGCGCATCCGCTTTGTCTCGCACATCTGA